Proteins encoded in a region of the Synechococcus sp. BIOS-U3-1 genome:
- a CDS encoding Nif11-like leader peptide family natural product precursor — protein MSKSALHAFIDRARVDEDFKSQLSELGPQEIIDFATQSGFHFSDEIKGRFINRWAGVYFCPQAIEVGILCPGLVPKGYINLIHYAQSTCSSTELKEEEHDFRAGKKY, from the coding sequence CATGCTTTTATCGACAGGGCAAGGGTCGACGAAGATTTTAAGTCTCAATTATCTGAGCTTGGGCCACAAGAAATAATTGATTTTGCAACGCAAAGCGGATTTCACTTTTCCGACGAAATCAAAGGTCGGTTTATCAACCGCTGGGCTGGTGTTTACTTCTGTCCACAGGCAATCGAGGTGGGCATTCTTTGCCCTGGGTTAGTCCCGAAAGGATATATAAATCTGATTCACTATGCTCAATCAACCTGCAGTTCGACTGAACTCAAAGAAGAAGAGCATGATTTTAGAGCTGGCAAAAAATACTAA
- the psbA gene encoding photosystem II q(b) protein, with protein MATAIRSGRRGSWENFCQWVTDTNNRIYVGWFGVLMIPCLLAATVCFIIAFIAAPPVDIDGIREPVAGSLIYGNNIISGAVVPSSNAIGLHFYPIWEAASLDEWLYNGGPYQLVVFHFLIGISAYMGRQWELSYRLGMRPWICVAYSAPLSAAMAVFLVYPFGQGSFSDGMPLGISGTFNFMLVFQAEHNILMHPFHMLGVAGVFGGSLFSAMHGSLVTSSLVRETTESESQNYGYKFGQEEETYNIVAAHGYFGRLIFQYASFNNSRSLHFFLAAWPVVGIWFTSMGVSTMAFNLNGFNFNQSVLDGQGRVLNTWADVLNRANLGMEVMHERNAHNFPLDLAAIESTPVALQAPAIG; from the coding sequence ATGGCTACTGCAATCCGCAGCGGTCGCCGCGGCAGCTGGGAAAATTTCTGTCAGTGGGTCACCGACACCAATAACCGCATTTATGTGGGTTGGTTCGGTGTGCTGATGATTCCCTGTCTGCTTGCAGCCACCGTCTGCTTCATCATTGCGTTTATCGCAGCACCTCCCGTCGACATCGACGGCATCCGTGAGCCCGTTGCTGGCTCTCTGATCTACGGAAACAACATCATCTCTGGTGCTGTTGTTCCCTCCTCGAACGCCATTGGCCTTCACTTCTATCCCATCTGGGAAGCTGCTTCTCTTGATGAGTGGCTGTACAACGGCGGTCCTTACCAGCTGGTTGTCTTCCACTTCCTCATCGGCATCTCCGCCTACATGGGGCGTCAGTGGGAGCTTTCCTACCGCCTCGGCATGCGCCCCTGGATCTGCGTTGCTTACAGCGCTCCGCTGTCTGCAGCCATGGCCGTGTTCCTGGTTTACCCCTTCGGTCAGGGTTCCTTCTCTGACGGCATGCCCCTGGGCATCTCCGGCACCTTCAACTTCATGTTGGTGTTCCAGGCCGAGCACAACATCCTGATGCACCCCTTCCACATGCTTGGTGTGGCTGGCGTCTTCGGTGGTTCACTGTTCTCCGCCATGCACGGTTCACTGGTGACCTCCTCCTTGGTTCGTGAAACAACCGAGAGCGAGTCCCAGAACTACGGCTACAAGTTCGGCCAAGAAGAAGAGACCTACAACATCGTGGCTGCCCACGGTTACTTCGGTCGCCTGATCTTCCAATATGCGTCGTTCAACAACAGCCGTAGCCTGCACTTCTTCCTGGCTGCCTGGCCTGTTGTCGGCATCTGGTTCACGTCCATGGGCGTGTCAACCATGGCCTTCAACCTGAACGGTTTCAACTTCAACCAGTCTGTCCTTGATGGTCAGGGCCGCGTCCTGAACACCTGGGCTGATGTGCTGAACCGCGCCAACCTCGGCATGGAAGTCATGCACGAGCGCAACGCTCACAACTTCCCCCTCGACCTGGCTGCTATTGAGTCCACACCTGTGGCTCTGCAAGCACCTGCCATCGGTTGA
- a CDS encoding YcjF family protein, giving the protein MQLIRSLPLGDGTITSGLIRRVLLSVGVIGTGQWLLSEVVHVPGGGLGVAAAAAGLWWLSRPPKQPSFREPASLKGWIQRCEEVLNQFAELEVALGLQGLRSPRETELRRIESFDAPISLGVVATEGSALPATLELQQALAGVNSLDLCLAKPLPVTSTSWCWPDDLQELDVLLHVLPLPLRAADLLWLDQLPADRPVWLLLHSSADRSAEGHLGALRCQLPEQWHQCLLPWSGAAIELRGVLQPVRQQLLSAERVRQGTRQRLLSNLHRCWQADLETLRRERFRLLLQRSQWIVAGVVIASPVPSLDLLAVAVGNGLMVKEMATIWSCPWSSEVLQVVARQLGRAALAQGVVELSGQALLGLAKLDGASWIAAGAMQGLSAAYLTRVVGVSMADWMALNAGVTEPDLEELKRQAPLLVARAAEQERLDLAGFAQQAREWIQDRNRCTPA; this is encoded by the coding sequence ATGCAATTGATCCGCTCCTTGCCGTTGGGTGATGGAACCATCACATCTGGTTTGATCCGGCGCGTTTTGCTCTCGGTCGGCGTGATCGGAACCGGTCAGTGGCTGCTGTCGGAAGTGGTGCATGTTCCTGGGGGTGGGCTCGGCGTTGCTGCTGCTGCCGCAGGTCTGTGGTGGTTGTCCAGGCCTCCAAAGCAACCCAGCTTCAGAGAGCCGGCATCACTGAAAGGCTGGATTCAGCGCTGTGAAGAAGTGCTGAATCAGTTCGCGGAGCTTGAGGTGGCGCTGGGGCTTCAGGGATTGCGTTCTCCCCGTGAAACTGAGCTGCGGCGAATCGAAAGCTTCGATGCGCCAATCAGTCTCGGTGTTGTGGCGACTGAGGGATCCGCTCTACCCGCCACTCTTGAGTTGCAACAGGCATTGGCTGGAGTGAATTCGCTCGATCTCTGCCTGGCCAAGCCGTTGCCGGTGACATCCACTTCCTGGTGCTGGCCTGACGATCTGCAGGAGCTGGATGTGCTGCTGCATGTGCTGCCTCTGCCCTTGCGAGCTGCGGACCTGCTCTGGTTGGACCAGCTGCCTGCGGATCGTCCGGTTTGGCTGCTCCTGCACTCTTCAGCCGATAGATCTGCTGAAGGCCATCTGGGGGCTTTGCGATGCCAATTGCCTGAGCAATGGCATCAGTGCCTGCTCCCTTGGTCCGGTGCAGCCATCGAACTGCGTGGTGTGCTCCAGCCGGTCCGTCAACAGCTGCTGAGTGCGGAACGGGTGCGACAGGGCACCCGTCAACGCCTTCTCAGCAACCTGCATCGGTGCTGGCAAGCTGATCTTGAAACGCTGCGGAGGGAGAGATTCCGTCTATTGCTGCAGCGCAGTCAGTGGATCGTGGCTGGGGTTGTCATCGCTTCACCTGTTCCCTCTCTTGATTTGTTGGCTGTTGCCGTGGGCAATGGCTTGATGGTGAAGGAGATGGCCACGATTTGGAGCTGTCCCTGGAGTTCCGAGGTGCTCCAGGTCGTGGCCCGGCAGCTGGGCCGTGCTGCCCTGGCCCAGGGTGTTGTGGAGTTGAGTGGCCAGGCGCTACTCGGGCTGGCCAAGCTTGATGGCGCCAGCTGGATTGCCGCAGGGGCCATGCAGGGATTGAGTGCTGCTTACCTCACCCGTGTGGTGGGCGTTTCCATGGCTGATTGGATGGCCCTCAATGCCGGTGTCACTGAGCCCGATCTGGAGGAGCTCAAGCGACAGGCACCGCTGTTGGTGGCGCGGGCTGCAGAGCAGGAGCGGCTCGATCTCGCTGGGTTTGCCCAGCAGGCTCGTGAATGGATTCAGGACCGCAACCGCTGCACACCCGCCTGA
- the trpS gene encoding tryptophan--tRNA ligase — translation MGLPRVLSGVQPTGALHLGNWLGAIRNWVDLQKDHDTFFCVVDLHAITVPHEPNQLAQDTLSTAALYLACGLDHERSTVFVQSQVAAHSELCWLLNCVTPLNWLERMIQFKEKAVKQGDNVSVGLLDYPVLMAADILLYDADLVPVGEDQKQHLELARDIAQQRINARFGQADNPVLKVPKPLILKEGARVMSLTDGRSKMSKSDPNEGSRISLLDPPELIAKKIKRAKTDPERGLEFDNPERPETDNLLGLYAILSGNGRDVVAKECAEMGWGQFKPLLAEATIAALEPIQARYRLLMEDRGQLEIVLQRGRERASAVADSTVKRTREAMGFLSAS, via the coding sequence ATGGGGCTGCCTCGTGTTCTTTCGGGCGTCCAGCCGACAGGCGCCCTGCATCTGGGCAACTGGCTAGGTGCGATCCGCAACTGGGTTGATCTGCAAAAGGATCACGACACTTTTTTCTGTGTCGTCGACCTGCATGCCATCACGGTTCCCCACGAACCGAATCAATTGGCCCAAGACACCTTGAGTACGGCAGCGCTGTATCTGGCCTGCGGACTGGATCACGAGCGCTCCACTGTTTTTGTTCAGAGCCAGGTGGCTGCTCACAGCGAGCTCTGCTGGCTGCTGAACTGCGTTACTCCTCTGAATTGGCTGGAAAGGATGATCCAGTTCAAGGAGAAAGCGGTCAAACAAGGCGACAACGTATCCGTGGGGCTGCTCGATTACCCCGTACTGATGGCAGCGGACATCCTTTTATATGACGCTGATCTGGTGCCTGTCGGGGAAGACCAAAAGCAACACCTGGAACTGGCCCGTGACATCGCTCAACAGCGAATCAATGCCCGCTTCGGTCAGGCTGACAATCCCGTACTCAAGGTTCCGAAACCACTGATCCTCAAGGAGGGCGCCAGGGTCATGAGCCTGACCGACGGCCGCAGCAAGATGAGCAAGAGCGATCCCAACGAGGGAAGCCGCATCAGCCTGCTAGATCCACCTGAGCTGATTGCCAAGAAAATCAAACGGGCCAAAACAGACCCTGAGCGTGGACTGGAATTTGACAATCCAGAACGCCCAGAGACCGACAACCTGCTGGGGCTCTACGCCATCCTCAGCGGCAATGGACGTGACGTCGTGGCCAAGGAGTGCGCCGAGATGGGTTGGGGCCAGTTCAAACCCCTACTGGCGGAAGCCACCATTGCCGCTCTTGAGCCGATTCAGGCGCGCTACCGATTGCTGATGGAGGACCGCGGTCAACTGGAGATAGTCCTGCAGAGAGGACGCGAGCGGGCGAGCGCTGTTGCTGACTCCACCGTCAAGCGGACGCGGGAGGCCATGGGGTTCCTCAGCGCCAGCTAA
- a CDS encoding glycoside hydrolase family 24 protein encodes MLHRFTQRIQPLAQAAPKVIGLGAISIGLGLSLGQSLQAERSSERNQQNSIVAEALKPQRSANTTTENISTASVSGQPASHYAITPERRALLNTIRFAEGTWKDGHDLGYRTLYGGGQFQDLSRHPERVVVKRYSSAAAGAYQFLPTTWQEVALRLDLPSFAPEHQDQAALHLVRKRGALEEIDRNGLTKAAMNRLAPEWASFPTHAGQSAYGQPVKSHAELVAFYVTNLSQLRQGA; translated from the coding sequence TTGCTGCATCGATTTACCCAACGGATCCAGCCCCTTGCTCAGGCCGCGCCAAAAGTCATCGGTCTTGGCGCTATCAGCATTGGGCTCGGGCTTTCCCTTGGACAGAGCCTGCAGGCTGAGCGCTCCAGCGAACGCAATCAGCAGAACAGCATCGTGGCCGAGGCCCTGAAGCCGCAGCGATCTGCAAACACCACGACGGAGAACATCAGCACGGCGAGCGTCTCGGGCCAACCCGCATCGCATTACGCGATTACTCCTGAGCGTCGCGCACTGCTTAATACCATCCGCTTTGCCGAAGGCACCTGGAAGGATGGTCACGATCTTGGCTACCGCACCCTTTATGGAGGTGGTCAGTTTCAAGACCTCTCACGTCATCCCGAACGTGTTGTCGTCAAGCGATATTCCAGTGCAGCAGCAGGGGCTTATCAGTTCCTGCCAACCACATGGCAGGAAGTGGCTCTCAGACTCGACTTACCGAGCTTTGCTCCTGAGCACCAAGACCAGGCAGCGCTACACCTCGTCAGGAAGCGTGGAGCCTTGGAGGAGATTGATCGCAATGGTCTGACCAAAGCTGCAATGAATCGCCTCGCACCAGAATGGGCTTCCTTTCCAACCCACGCCGGACAAAGCGCGTACGGACAACCCGTCAAAAGCCATGCCGAGCTAGTGGCTTTCTACGTAACCAACCTGAGTCAGCTGCGCCAAGGAGCTTGA